The sequence below is a genomic window from Branchiostoma floridae strain S238N-H82 unplaced genomic scaffold, Bfl_VNyyK Sc7u5tJ_1542, whole genome shotgun sequence.
ACGTGTTTTATCTGCATAACGTAACGACAGCAGTGCATTGTTCATTCCTttacaaagactggtgctgttcagtcgaaaatttgggcgagtccaatttttgtgttgacaattaatctccaaccagatccacggtgcgtaatgtatagtatcaaactccggtGCCcttttgactcccttagccggctatactccctggccagctttgacactatcttatggcaccgtaggatctgcttggagattagttggcAATTACAGTTTAGCTAGTTTAATAATAACTTCTACCAAGTTAAACACAAATGGTCTTTCAAGCTAAGCTGTTGTTGTGCCATGTTGTAGAGAATGAGGCTATCAACATTGGGACATATCACCTTCTCTCAAATGGGTTTGGCTGATGTTGTCATTTTCGACGAACTTCGACCCAGTGCTGAAATTTTCTTGAGATGGtgaaaaatttatatttattttcttAACATCCGGTGCACTTGATACAACAAATGCCAAGAAATAGACGTTTCGTCATAATCACACACGTTAACTTGTCAACTAAAGTTtacctttttgtcaaaattaaGCAATACAATGGTTTAAGCGCTGGTAATGTTCGATCTTACGAACAGATAGAAGCATTTCTAGTAACCCTTTTTATTAGGAAAATACAAATATGCAACTAATATTCTTATATAATTGACGTCACTGCTGCGTATGTcaacatgaaatattcaaatctgGTAAACATTAATAATAGTTGCTACCTACTTGGTGTAGGAGTCGGTGAATCCACGAAGTAGAAGGCAGAACCCCAAGAACCCCACCTAattataaacaaacaagtaaaacaAGTCTTTCACTACCTAGTACAATATTAATTAAGATTGCTTGAAAATCTAGTTTTATGAAATTTCGTTGCCTTACAGTTCTTAGTTTTCACTCTTTAAGGTCAAATATAATTGCAATCTATCTAGGCGGGCTTAACTTGTGCTGGCAAATACCAGGGCGCGCGCGCActcagtacacacacacacacgcgcgcgcgcgcgcgcacacacacacacacacacacacacacacaaacgcatacCAATTTTCACGATATGATTTCTGTATAGTATGTACCAGttgccttcaactttgacaaattATCAACAATTTCTGATGTTGCAATTGCGTACTCGGAAAGTAGTAAAAAGTCAAATCAGAGGAAACTATAGCTACTAGAAATCTCCTTCGACACATTCTTACGAGTTGGAGTTGATTTCATTTTGAGACGATCCCTGGTAAGAGTCCAGCCCGGATGTTTCCACGACCGTCACCACTCCCCCTGCGTCCGTCAGCCGTCCGTCATGAATGGCAGCTCGGCATATACTGGAGTCCTAACATATGAATCAATAGGTTATTTTACAAAGGTTAaaaccaaacaaaaaacaaaactaaaaattaATGTAATGTGATAGAAGGGTCTGAATGCTTATGTTTTCTTATCTTTCAATTTGCAGACAAAGGAAAATTATCtaaaaagattttaaatatCAAACATACACATTTATTTTGTCAATCCTGCCCAAAAAGATCGACAAaaaacgtcactttgttatggattgaatatattataatgataaacgcacagagctgtccacattactttccgcttgctctaaagaatttgctagtCTCTGTTCGACATATAAATTCAGCTACATCCTaggaggcgataatcctcaccGTGTAGGCAAACATATTCACGAATGATTATACCGTAGAAaaaatagtgtaaatgacaagctAAACCagatatgttgacttattcatacctatagatatgcATATATGTCtgttagttgtactgtaagtaatTGTTATATCGCTGTTCTTTTGaagtgtcaataaagatttcttaaAAAAGTGATAACATAAACACGTCAGGTAGTTGATAAACAACAACCTAACATAATAAGCATGGAATATATAAAACATTATAGCTTTTCTTTTAAAGACAGCAACCAAAGACAAAGTTTGCTTACGCTAGTGTAGGTCCCAGTTCCATAAATTGAGAACAAGGTACCGAGGCAACCAGCAGGGCACTCAACACTGTGGAGAACATTGTAGAATACATAACCATTAGGAAGGTATGGAACGTGCAAAACACATCATATGTTATTTCATAGTTTGGTATATTTTCCTATAGTTCATAAACGGTCTAATTTGATATGCTTTTTCTAACCTAGACGCATTCTATCCGAAAGTATTGCCCTATGACATAAGATTAATATCTCTATGTATTTCATGGAAGGTCAACATGCTAAATGATTATTGAAAAAAAGACGTTTTTAGACAAATGTCATTGAATTATCGATGGTTTTTTTGCATGAGCTTTTACGACATAATTTAGAAGATAAAAGACAATATACTGGGACACTAAAATGCCAAAGAAGCGCATGCTTCTACATATACAACAATTGCCAGCTGTTGGTTCTGTAAGGCCATGTTTattaaatttcatggatgaaaaCTACACGACATAAATTTGCCTCCCTCTCCTTAAATGTATTTGATATGAATCGCAAAGATTAGCTGCAATGTGAATGAATATTTGCCATGAATTGCAAAAATGAATTGcaagaatgccaaagtcaaagcaaaagaagaaaaaaaaattgtagtttgGTATGCCAAAGTGTGCTTGTTCAACTTCtttgaccacttagatttcataatgaagtgAACTTTTTGCTGAACTGTCATTATGTCCTCATAGTGTTTGGCGCTCCCAttggatgttatccataaaatcaaatcaacaaagcATTACGTATAGGGGTGACGTAACCATTAGCACATGCGCCTAAAGCCCACGGTGAGAGACCTCAAAttaaaacaaggctttaaaccattgaaagcctttcttggacggattttatgtgaaatctgaccattttgggagtggctgcggtaggaaagaccctatacTTGTTGAactagttgtaaaaaatgacctttctccatccccccctgaaatagtggtatcgtcatcagatagctgttttgagccAAACGGGCCAATCCAAGTGCTCTTAttggggggtgtatcaaaagactagccgtatagaaattcttgcaaatgaatttcATGAGACTGGGCATAGTTGGCTCTCATTTGAGGATAGGTTtatatggcttgaactttttattcttgagataattgcatattttttcctcaactctcccattggaacgcatgtattactGGGGGAAATTCTAATGGCATCGTCTCCCCTATAAAGCTGACAGTCAAACAGTAAGAGCCGTATTACACCTACCTGTAAGTGTCTCCATTGATATTTTCAGCATCGGTGCTGCATTCCACCAATTCTGCATATACAAAATATCTCAAACACTAAAAATactttgaaatatgaaaatccAAATGAAATATTATGGGACTTGGGTCGCGTCATACTGTCATAACTCTATAACTTCAATTTAAGGTGCAGCATATGCTTAAGACAAACGAAATGATATCGTGCAGCGTTAAAAGAGTACAGAAAAACTTTCAGGCCATACATTGCTTTAAAGGTTTTGATATTTCTTCCCATGGGATACACATTTGGCCCCAAAActtgaaagaaaaaacagtttcacGAATTAAAACTATCAATCtatgttttaacttaaaagttggCTGGGCGTATGATGTTTGAAACTAATAGAAAGAAAACTTACGTGGTGGAGCAATCGTTCCTCTGCACACTGGGGGTAAAAtgcaatagaaaacaaaataacagttGCCGGCGTTCGGAAGAATATGATTTAGTATGATTGCTTACAGCTTTAGAGacgaaattttgaaaaaaattaaggaCTCTCAGCTTTAATACGGTCGCTTTGATCCAACGTCACTCTagttctgtttctttttttgccgTACGTGTATAAGGTAAATGTTACATAGATTCATCCGCACATATCTTTAtgtctatatctatctatctctgtcTCTTTATATATATGCATTTAAATATTTTCGATCCCCTCTATCTATCattcaatctctctctctccctctctctctctttctctctctccctctctctgatATAAATTATACATAACGTCATACAACATTTTACGC
It includes:
- the LOC118408025 gene encoding vitrin-like; translated protein: MEWQGLVSVLVMTSLILPVCRGTIAPPQLVECSTDAENINGDTYSVECPAGCLGTLFSIYGTGTYTSDSSICRAAIHDGRLTDAGGVVTVVETSGLDSYQGSSQNEINSNSWGSWGSAFYFVDSPTPTP